A stretch of DNA from Hydrogenophaga sp. SL48:
CCGCGTGTTGCGTGGCCTGATCAAGCTGACGCTGGTGCTGGCCGCGGGCGTGTTCGTCATCAGCTTCCTGCTGGCGGCCATCGTGGTCGTGCTGCTGGTCTCGCTGTGGTCGCTGATCACCGGGCGCAAGCCAGCGCCGGTGGTGATGTTCAGCCGCATGCGCGAACAGTCGCAGCGCTATACGCAAGGTATGTCGCAGGGCGTGTGGCCCGGGCGGGCGCCCGTGGGGGAGGTGGTGGACGTGGACGCCACCGAGGTGTCTGAAGGCGCTGCCCGGCCCGCGACAGAACAGCCCTTGCAGCGCTTGCGCTGAACGCTCAGTCTTCCTCGGCGCCGGCCTGTCGTCGCGCCAGTGCCGCCTGGTAAAGCGCGTTGCGCGGTGCGCCGGTGATGTCGGCGCAGAGCTTCACGGCGGTTTTCACCGGCAGCTCGGCCAGCAGCAGGTCCAGCGTGCGCAGGGTGTTGGCGTCGAACGCGTCGCTGTTTGCGGCGGCCTGCGGGTGCACCAGCAACACGAACTCGCCCCGCGTGCGGTGCGCACCGCCCTGCAGCCAGGCCGGGAAACCGGCGGCGGGCATCTGGGCGATCTCTTCAAACTGTTTGGTGAGTTCACGGCCCACCGTGAGCGGACGGTCGCCGAGCGCGGCCAGGTCTTTGGCCAGCGCCTCGATGCGGTGCGGCGCCTCCAGCAGCACACAGGCGCGGTCGTCGGCGGCGATGGCCTGAACCTCGCGCTGGCGCTCGGCGGCCTTGGGTGAGAGGAAACCGGTGAAGACAAAACGCCCGTCGTGCCCGCCCGTGCCCGCCACGCTCATCAGTGCGGTGATGCTGCTCGCGCCGGGCAGCGGCACGCAGCGATGCCCGGCCGCGACCACCGCCGCACACAGGCGCGCGCCCGGGTCGCTCACGCCCGGTGTGCCGGCGTCGCTCACATAGGCCACGCGCTGGCCGTCGCGCAGCCGCTGGATCACGGTCTGCGCGGCTTCGGCCTCGTTGTGTTCGTGCAGCGCCAGCAGCGGCTTGTGCAGGCCGTAGCCCTGCAGCAGGCTGGCGGTGTGGCGCGTGTCTTCGCAGGCCACGGTGTCCACCAGCGACAGCACGTGCAGGGCGCGCAGGGCAATGTCGGCCAGGTTGCCAATGGGCGTGGCGACCATGTAGAGCGTGCCCTGCGGATAATGCTGGTGCGCTGCGGCGTCGCTGGCGGCGGCCAACAGGGAGGGAGAAACAGACAATGTGGTTATCCAGAAAACCAGTGAATCCGTCGGCTCCGACGGGCGCTGTCACCACCAAACGCCGGGGCGACGCGGCCGAAGACGCGGCGCTGGACCATTTGCAGCGGCAGGGGCTCAGGCTGGTGCAGCGCAACTTCAAGTCACCCGGTCGCGGCGGTGGCGAGGTCGATTTGATTATGCGCGAGCGCGACGGCACGCTGGTGTTTGTGGAGGTGCGGCAGCGCGCCAGTGCGAGCCACGGCGGGGCCGGCGGAAGCATCACGGCGGTGAAGCAGCGGCGCATCGTGTTCGCCGCGCGGCACTTTCTGATGCGACTGGGGTCAGAGCCTCCATGCCGCTTCGACGTGGTGCTGATCCAGGGTGGCCCGGACGATCGCATCGCCCCCGAATGGCTGCGCGGCGCCTTTGATGCACCCGCAACCTTTTGATACCCTGCCCGCCGCTATCATCGCCCCATGCTTCTGCAACGGATACAGCAACAATTCATCGACAGCGCCGACCTGAAATACCAGTGCGCGCAGTCGCTCGCCCCGGTGGTCGAGGCGGCCACAACCGCCGTGCTGGCCAGCGTCACCGGCGGCGGCAAGGTGCTGTCGTGCGGCAACGGCGCTTCGGCGGCGGCCGCCCAGCACTTTGCGGCGAGCTTCATCGGCCGCCACGAGCGCGAGCGTCCCGAGCTGGCGGCGTTTTCGCTGTCGGCGGACGCGTCGGTGATCACTGGTCTCACCAACGATTTTGACGCCCGCGTGGTGTTCGCACGGCAGGTGCGCGCGCTCGGGCAGGCCGGCGACGTCCTGCTCGTGCTGTCGACCACCGGGAATTCGCCCAACGTGGTGGCGGCGGTGGAGGCCGCTCACGAGCGCGACATGACCGTGGTGGCGCTGACCGGCGCCCGCGGCGGTCGCCTGGCGCAACAACTGCGCGACACCGACGTGCACATCTGTGTGCCGACCGACGTGCCGGCACGGATCCTCGAAGTGCAGCACCTGGTGCTGCACTGCATTTGCGACGGCGTGGATGCCCAGTTGCTGGGCCTGCCCGACACCTTGTCCAACGAAATGGAGAACCCCGCATGACACATTCACGCTTCCCGGGCCGCCTGACGGTCGCTGTCCTGAGCCTGGCCGCCGCTGCCGCCACCCTGTCGGCCTGCGCACCCCTGGCCGTGGGGGGCGCCGCCCTCACCGGTGCCATGGTGGTCGGCGACCGTCGCAGTTCGGGCGCCCAGCTCGACGACCAGGGCATTGAATTGCGCGCCGCCAACCGCCTGCGCGACCAGATGGGCACGCGTGCCCGCATCAACGTGACCAGCTACAACCGCCGCCTGCTGTTGACCGGCGAGGTGGGCAATGCCAACGACAAGGCGCTCGCCGAGACCGTGGGCAAGCAGGTGGACAACGTGCTCATGGTCTACAACGAGCTGGGCATCGCCAACAGCCCGAGCTTCACCGAAAAGGCCGAAGACTCGCTGCTGACCGGCAAGGTCAAGGCCGGCCTGCTGGACACCAAGCAGATTTCGACCAACTCGTTCAAGGTGGTCTCCGAGCGCGGCACGGTGTACCTGATGGGCCGCGTCACGCAGCGCGAGGCAGACATCGCCACCCAGGTGGCCCGCACCACCAAGGGCGCCCAGCGTGTGGTGCGCGTGCTGGAAATCATTTCGGAAGAAGAGCTGGCGAAGATCAAGTAACCCCCCGCGACGCAGGTAACGGTCCACCCCCTCCGCGCTGCGCGCGACCCCCTCAAGGGGGCGATGCGAGTGGCCCGGCGAAGCCGGTTCCACCGCATCCTTGGGTTAAAACATTTCGCGCCGGAGAAGGGGCGTACCTTCCTGTTCGCGCTGCACGCCAGCCCTTCATGGACAACATTGGCGTTCGCTGCAAAGCCGATTTCGCAGGGTCTTCGAAACGATTTCCCCTCCGGCGCAGGCTGCCTTCACTCAGGATGCGGTGGAACCGGCTTGGCCGGGCCACTCGCATCGCCCCCTTGGGGGGGGGACGCCGAAGGCGGCGCGGGGGGAGGGTTATTTCAACCGTTTGATGAGGCTGGAGGTGTCCAGCCGGTTGCCACCGGCGGCCTGCACGTCGGCGTAGAACTGGTCCACCAGCGCGGTGACCGGCAGGCGCGCGCCGTTGCGCCGGGCTTCGTCCAGCACCAGGCCGAGGTCTTTGCGCATCCAGTCCACTGCGAAACCGAAGTCGAACTTGTCGGCCACCATGGTCTTGCCGCGGTTGTCGAGCTGCCAGCTCTGGGCCGCGCCCTTGCCGATCACGTCCAGCACCTGGTTCATGTCCAGGCCGGCTTTCTGACCGAAGGCGATGGCTTCCGACAGCCCCTGCACCAGGCCCGCGATGCAGATCTGGTTGACCATCTTGGCGAGCTGGCCTGCGCCGCTGGCGCCCAGCAGCGTGAAGGCGCGCGAGAACGCCATGCCGACCGGTTGCACCGCGTCGAACGCGGGGGCATCACCGCCACACATGACCGTCAGCAGGCCGTTCTGCGCCCCCGCCTGGCCGCCCGAGACCGGGGCATCGACAAACGCCAGTCCCAGGGCTTTCGCGGCGGTGTACAGCTCGCGCGCCACATCGGCCGACGCGGTGGTGTGGTCCACGAACACCGCGCCCTGCGCCATGCCGGCGAAAGCGCCATCGGCCCCCAGCGTGATCGAGCGGAGGTCGTCGTCGTTGCCCACGCACGAGAACACGATGTCAGCCCCCACCGCCGCCTCGCGAGGTGTGGCCTGGGCGCCGCCACCGAACTCCGCCACCCAGGCCTGCGCCTTGGCGGGCGAGCGGTTGTAAACCGTCACCGAATGCCCGGCCTTGGACAGGTGCCCGGCCATGGGAAAGCCCATGACGCCCAGGCCGAGAAAAGCGACCTTCTTCGGCGCAACAGATTCGTAGGTTTTGGAGGCGATGCTGCTCATGGGGGATGTCTTTCGGAAAATGCTTTGGATCTGGTGCAGCCGGAACGAGGTGACCGAAACCCAGAACGCGGCGGAACCGGCTTTGCCGGGCCGCACCGCGTTGCCCCCTTGAGGGGGTGACGCGCCCTAAGGCGCGGCGCGGGGGTGTTTCTCTAGACAATCGTCATGTGCTCGGTGCCCGCCGCCAGGTCCACCGTCTTCGCCCGCTGGCTGTTGAGCTTGATCTGCAGGCGCAGGTCATTGAGCGAATCGGCGTTGCGCAGTGCGTCTTCAAAGGTGATGAGGTTGGCTTCGAAGGCGTGGAACAGCGCCTGGTCAAAGGTCTGCATGCCCATGTTGGTGCTCTTCTTCATCACTTCCTTGATCTCGGCCACCTCGCCCTTGAAGATCAGGTCGGAGATCAGGGGCGAGTTCAGCATGATCTCGACCGCCGCGTGGCGACCCTTGTTGTCCTGCCGGGGCACCAGCCGTTGCGAGATCAGTGCGCGCAGGTTGAGCGACAGGTCCATCAGCAACTGCGCGCGCCGCTCTTCGGGGAAGAAGTTGATGATGCGGTCGAGTGCCTGGTTGGCGCTGTTGGCGTGCAGGGTGGCCAGGCACAGGTGACCGGTTTCCGAGAACTGGATCGCGTGTTCCATGGTTTCGCGGTCACGGATTTCGCCCATCAGGATCACGTCGGGTGCCTGGCGCAGCGTGTTCTTCAAGGCCGCTTCCCAGCTGTCGGTGTCCAGTCCCACCTCGCGCTGGGTGATCACGCAGTTCTTGTGGGCATGCACGAACTCCACCGGGTCTTCGATGGTGATGATGTGGCCGTGGGTGTTCTCGTTGCGCCAGTCCACCATCGCGGCGAGCGAGGTGGACTTGCCCGAGCCTGTGGCGCCCACCAGGATGCACAGACCGCGCTTGGAGAGCACCACGTCTTTCAGCACCTGGGGCAGGCCGAGCTTGTCGATGGTGGGCAGCACGGCGGGGATGGTCCGCATCACCATGCCGACCTTGCCCTGCTGGATGAAGGCGCTCACGCGGAAGCGACCGATGGCGGGGGGCGAGATCGCAAAATTGCATTCCTTGGTGCGCTCGAATTCGGCCGACTGCTTGTCGTTCATGATGGCGCGGGCCAGGGCCAGTGTGTGCACCGGGTTGAGCGGCTGCGGCGAGACCTTCACCACCTTGCCGTCCACC
This window harbors:
- a CDS encoding NAD(P)-dependent oxidoreductase, with the translated sequence MSSIASKTYESVAPKKVAFLGLGVMGFPMAGHLSKAGHSVTVYNRSPAKAQAWVAEFGGGAQATPREAAVGADIVFSCVGNDDDLRSITLGADGAFAGMAQGAVFVDHTTASADVARELYTAAKALGLAFVDAPVSGGQAGAQNGLLTVMCGGDAPAFDAVQPVGMAFSRAFTLLGASGAGQLAKMVNQICIAGLVQGLSEAIAFGQKAGLDMNQVLDVIGKGAAQSWQLDNRGKTMVADKFDFGFAVDWMRKDLGLVLDEARRNGARLPVTALVDQFYADVQAAGGNRLDTSSLIKRLK
- a CDS encoding SIS domain-containing protein, with protein sequence MLLQRIQQQFIDSADLKYQCAQSLAPVVEAATTAVLASVTGGGKVLSCGNGASAAAAQHFAASFIGRHERERPELAAFSLSADASVITGLTNDFDARVVFARQVRALGQAGDVLLVLSTTGNSPNVVAAVEAAHERDMTVVALTGARGGRLAQQLRDTDVHICVPTDVPARILEVQHLVLHCICDGVDAQLLGLPDTLSNEMENPA
- the rsmI gene encoding 16S rRNA (cytidine(1402)-2'-O)-methyltransferase produces the protein MVATPIGNLADIALRALHVLSLVDTVACEDTRHTASLLQGYGLHKPLLALHEHNEAEAAQTVIQRLRDGQRVAYVSDAGTPGVSDPGARLCAAVVAAGHRCVPLPGASSITALMSVAGTGGHDGRFVFTGFLSPKAAERQREVQAIAADDRACVLLEAPHRIEALAKDLAALGDRPLTVGRELTKQFEEIAQMPAAGFPAWLQGGAHRTRGEFVLLVHPQAAANSDAFDANTLRTLDLLLAELPVKTAVKLCADITGAPRNALYQAALARRQAGAEED
- a CDS encoding YraN family protein, which encodes MWLSRKPVNPSAPTGAVTTKRRGDAAEDAALDHLQRQGLRLVQRNFKSPGRGGGEVDLIMRERDGTLVFVEVRQRASASHGGAGGSITAVKQRRIVFAARHFLMRLGSEPPCRFDVVLIQGGPDDRIAPEWLRGAFDAPATF
- a CDS encoding BON domain-containing protein, whose product is MTHSRFPGRLTVAVLSLAAAAATLSACAPLAVGGAALTGAMVVGDRRSSGAQLDDQGIELRAANRLRDQMGTRARINVTSYNRRLLLTGEVGNANDKALAETVGKQVDNVLMVYNELGIANSPSFTEKAEDSLLTGKVKAGLLDTKQISTNSFKVVSERGTVYLMGRVTQREADIATQVARTTKGAQRVVRVLEIISEEELAKIK
- a CDS encoding PilT/PilU family type 4a pilus ATPase, with translation MERDQASKFINDLLKLMLSRGGSDLFITADFPPAIKVDGKVVKVSPQPLNPVHTLALARAIMNDKQSAEFERTKECNFAISPPAIGRFRVSAFIQQGKVGMVMRTIPAVLPTIDKLGLPQVLKDVVLSKRGLCILVGATGSGKSTSLAAMVDWRNENTHGHIITIEDPVEFVHAHKNCVITQREVGLDTDSWEAALKNTLRQAPDVILMGEIRDRETMEHAIQFSETGHLCLATLHANSANQALDRIINFFPEERRAQLLMDLSLNLRALISQRLVPRQDNKGRHAAVEIMLNSPLISDLIFKGEVAEIKEVMKKSTNMGMQTFDQALFHAFEANLITFEDALRNADSLNDLRLQIKLNSQRAKTVDLAAGTEHMTIV